One segment of Pseudomonadota bacterium DNA contains the following:
- a CDS encoding GNAT family N-acetyltransferase, whose protein sequence is SVYFHIGDKAIYKYGASDFTFQDLRPNNLVMWKALEWYCEKGFREFSFGRTDEGHDGLRQFKAGWGTAQRIIHYYRYDFHQNSFLCLPSGVEGWQAGIFRKTPIPFLKIIGSVLYRHMG, encoded by the coding sequence CTCTGTTTATTTCCATATAGGTGATAAAGCAATTTACAAATATGGCGCATCAGATTTTACATTCCAGGATCTCCGGCCGAACAACCTGGTCATGTGGAAGGCGCTTGAATGGTATTGTGAAAAGGGTTTCAGGGAATTCAGCTTCGGCCGAACCGATGAAGGACACGATGGTCTCAGGCAATTCAAGGCCGGTTGGGGAACAGCTCAGCGGATTATTCATTATTACCGGTATGATTTTCATCAAAACAGCTTTCTCTGTTTGCCTTCCGGTGTGGAAGGATGGCAGGCCGGTATTTTCAGAAAGACGCCGATTCCTTTCTTAAAAATAATTGGATCGGTGTTATACAGACATATGGGGTAA